The Pseudomonadota bacterium genome includes a region encoding these proteins:
- a CDS encoding TerD family protein yields the protein MFELQEKQSFDLTEKASGATQFYVGGGWQAPSGSWDLDFSAIAIHDNGSTSMAYYGGKSILGGAICCGDDEQSGGDGVGDDEHILIDTSRIPADVNKVALVANIYSGGTFGEIKKAYMRICNGSSETAPELFRFPLVNNLSGKAVEFGFLKRTDSGWEFEATGVEIPNGSRLDNIRPRYGSGGGRRRSAPSSSAGSTAAPQASSGGSSALPIILVVAAAVAAAAFFLL from the coding sequence ATGTTTGAACTTCAGGAAAAACAATCCTTCGACCTTACAGAAAAGGCCTCTGGCGCCACGCAGTTCTATGTCGGCGGCGGCTGGCAAGCCCCGAGCGGCAGCTGGGACTTGGACTTCAGTGCGATTGCGATCCATGACAATGGCTCGACATCCATGGCCTATTATGGCGGAAAGTCTATCCTGGGCGGCGCAATTTGCTGTGGTGATGACGAGCAGTCTGGTGGTGACGGCGTGGGCGACGATGAACATATCCTCATCGACACCAGCCGTATCCCTGCTGATGTGAACAAGGTGGCTCTGGTTGCCAACATTTACAGCGGCGGCACCTTTGGCGAAATCAAAAAGGCCTATATGCGGATCTGTAACGGATCCAGCGAAACGGCCCCGGAGCTTTTCCGCTTCCCGCTGGTGAACAACCTGTCGGGCAAGGCTGTGGAATTTGGCTTTTTGAAGCGCACCGACAGCGGTTGGGAATTTGAAGCCACTGGCGTTGAAATCCCCAATGGCAGCCGTCTGGACAACATTCGTCCGCGCTACGGTTCCGGTGGTGGTCGCCGGCGTTCTGCACCGTCCAGCTCTGCTGGTTCGACTGCAGCACCGCAGGCCTCTTCCGGCGGCAGCAGCGCTCTGCCCATCATTCTGGTGGTGGCAGCAGCCGTTGCGGCGGCAGCATTCTTCTTGCTGTAA
- the nrdF gene encoding class 1b ribonucleoside-diphosphate reductase subunit beta translates to MTAELKVVENPVSRVQAINWNRMEDDKDLEVWNRLTVNFWLPEKVPLSNDIPSWNAMTAQEQELVTRVFTGLTLLDTIQNTVGAPKLMEDAITPHEEAVLSNISFMEAVHARSYSSIFSTLCSTKVIDDAFEWSEQNPFLQRKAQLILDEYEADSPAKKKVASVFLESFLFYSGFYLPMHLSSRAKLTNTADLIRLIIRDEAVHGYYIGYKFQKAFEKMTPMEQMEIKEYAVSLLLELYDNEIKYTESLYDDLDLTDEVKTFLHYNANKAMMNLGLDPVFPEETAQVNPTILSALSPNADENHDFFSGSGSSYVIGKAVETEDEDWDF, encoded by the coding sequence ATGACAGCAGAACTCAAAGTTGTTGAAAACCCAGTAAGTCGCGTTCAAGCGATTAACTGGAACCGCATGGAAGACGATAAAGACCTAGAGGTTTGGAACCGACTAACCGTTAACTTTTGGCTACCGGAGAAAGTTCCACTCTCAAACGATATTCCATCTTGGAACGCCATGACAGCGCAAGAGCAAGAGCTTGTAACACGCGTATTTACAGGCCTAACTCTACTGGACACGATTCAAAACACTGTTGGCGCGCCAAAGCTTATGGAAGATGCAATTACACCGCATGAAGAAGCTGTTCTCAGTAACATTTCATTCATGGAAGCGGTGCACGCACGCTCTTACTCATCAATCTTCTCAACACTTTGCTCAACAAAGGTCATTGATGATGCATTTGAGTGGAGTGAGCAAAACCCATTCCTTCAACGTAAAGCCCAGCTGATTTTGGATGAATACGAAGCAGATAGCCCAGCGAAGAAGAAGGTTGCAAGTGTCTTCCTGGAGAGCTTCCTGTTCTACTCAGGTTTCTACCTCCCAATGCACCTCTCTAGCCGTGCGAAGCTGACAAACACAGCTGACCTCATTCGCCTCATTATTCGTGATGAAGCGGTACACGGCTACTACATTGGTTACAAGTTCCAAAAAGCATTTGAAAAAATGACGCCGATGGAGCAAATGGAAATTAAAGAGTACGCAGTCTCTCTATTGCTTGAGCTATACGACAACGAGATCAAGTACACTGAGTCTCTGTATGATGACCTAGACCTGACTGATGAAGTGAAGACATTCCTTCACTACAACGCCAACAAAGCGATGATGAACCTTGGCCTTGACCCTGTTTTCCCAGAAGAAACAGCACAGGTAAATCCAACGATTCTTTCAGCGCTTTCACCAAACGCAGATGAAAACCATGACTTCTTCTCAGGGTCAGGTTCTTCATATGTCATTGGTAAGGCTGTTGAAACAGAAGATGAAGACTGGGATTTCTAA
- the nrdE gene encoding class 1b ribonucleoside-diphosphate reductase subunit alpha, producing the protein MDAAKNAQTSILENEDTGLELVHNADDTSELSYFDLNAMLNLVDENGQIQFDKDKEAARQYFLQHVNQNTVFFHNLEEKLGHLTMKGYYESEVLGQYEFDFISGLYDHAYGKKFRFPAFLGAYKYYTSYTLKTFDGSRYLERYEDRVVMTALTLARGDEKLATQLVDEIIGGRFQPATPTFLNAGKKQRGELVSCFLLRVEDNMESISRGINSSLQLSKRGGGVALMLTNLRETGAPIKKVEGQSSGVIPVMKLLEDSFSYANQLGARQGAGAVYLNAHHPDIMKFLDTKRENADEKIRIKTLSLGVVIPDITFKLAKENKNMYLFSPYDVERIYGVPFSEISVTEKYDEMVENPRIKKTKINARELFQTIAEIQFESGYPYIMFEDTVNKANPVKGRVSMSNLCSEILQVNSPSEYDTNLDYKTMGNDISCNLGSLNIAKTMDSPDFGKTVETSIRALTAVSEMSHLDCVPSVAKGNDEMHAIGLGQMNLHGYLAREHIHYGSEEGVDFTNIYFYTVTYHAVKASNALAKERGKAFKGFEESKYATGEYFDKYTEKEWTPATPRVKELFEKAGIHIPTQADWEKLKKSVMKHGIYNSYLQAVPPTGSISYINNSTSSIHPIVSKIEIRKEGKIGRVYYPAAFMNNENQEYYRDAYEIGPEKIIDTYAAATQHVDQGLSLTLFFPDTVTTRDINKAQIYAWKKGIKTIYYIRLRQMALEGTEVKGCVSCSL; encoded by the coding sequence ATGGACGCAGCAAAAAACGCTCAAACAAGCATCTTAGAGAACGAGGACACAGGCCTAGAGCTTGTACATAACGCAGATGATACATCTGAGCTGAGTTATTTTGACCTCAATGCAATGCTCAACCTGGTTGATGAAAACGGCCAAATTCAGTTTGATAAAGATAAAGAAGCCGCGCGTCAGTACTTCTTGCAGCATGTAAATCAAAATACTGTGTTCTTCCACAACCTAGAAGAAAAGCTTGGTCACCTGACAATGAAGGGTTACTACGAGAGCGAAGTTCTTGGCCAGTACGAGTTTGACTTTATTTCTGGCTTGTACGACCACGCTTACGGTAAAAAATTCCGTTTCCCTGCGTTTCTTGGTGCTTACAAATACTACACGTCTTACACACTTAAAACATTTGACGGCTCACGCTACCTAGAGCGTTACGAAGATCGTGTTGTGATGACAGCTCTTACCCTTGCACGTGGTGATGAAAAGCTCGCAACACAGCTTGTTGATGAAATCATTGGCGGGCGCTTCCAGCCAGCAACGCCGACATTCCTAAACGCGGGTAAAAAGCAACGTGGTGAGCTTGTGTCTTGCTTCCTGCTTCGTGTAGAGGACAACATGGAATCGATCTCTCGCGGGATTAACTCATCTCTACAGCTCTCTAAGCGTGGCGGAGGCGTTGCTCTTATGCTGACAAACCTACGTGAGACAGGCGCACCCATTAAGAAAGTTGAAGGCCAATCTTCTGGTGTGATTCCAGTGATGAAGCTTCTTGAAGATTCATTTTCATACGCCAACCAGCTTGGCGCAAGACAAGGTGCCGGTGCCGTTTACCTAAACGCACACCACCCAGACATCATGAAGTTCCTGGATACCAAGCGTGAAAACGCAGATGAGAAGATCCGTATTAAGACTCTTTCTCTTGGTGTTGTGATCCCAGATATTACGTTCAAACTCGCAAAAGAGAACAAGAACATGTACCTGTTCTCACCATATGATGTTGAGCGCATTTACGGCGTTCCATTCTCTGAAATTTCAGTGACTGAAAAGTACGACGAAATGGTGGAAAACCCACGCATTAAGAAAACAAAAATTAACGCACGTGAACTGTTCCAAACAATTGCGGAAATCCAGTTTGAGTCTGGCTACCCGTACATCATGTTTGAAGATACAGTAAACAAAGCCAACCCGGTTAAAGGCCGTGTATCCATGAGTAACCTTTGCTCTGAGATTCTACAGGTCAACAGCCCAAGTGAGTACGATACAAACCTAGACTACAAAACAATGGGGAATGATATTTCTTGTAACCTAGGTTCACTGAATATTGCGAAAACAATGGATTCACCAGACTTTGGCAAAACAGTTGAAACATCTATTCGTGCGCTGACTGCTGTATCAGAAATGAGCCACCTTGACTGTGTGCCATCTGTTGCGAAAGGGAACGATGAAATGCACGCCATTGGCCTTGGCCAAATGAACCTGCACGGTTACCTTGCACGTGAGCACATTCACTACGGTAGCGAAGAAGGTGTAGACTTTACAAACATCTACTTCTACACAGTGACATACCATGCCGTTAAAGCATCTAACGCCCTGGCAAAAGAGCGTGGCAAGGCTTTCAAAGGCTTTGAAGAGTCTAAGTACGCAACAGGTGAATACTTTGATAAGTACACTGAAAAAGAGTGGACACCAGCAACCCCACGCGTAAAAGAGCTGTTTGAGAAAGCGGGCATTCATATCCCAACACAAGCAGACTGGGAAAAGCTGAAGAAATCTGTGATGAAGCACGGGATTTACAACTCGTACCTACAGGCTGTACCACCAACAGGTTCTATTTCTTACATTAACAACTCAACATCTTCTATTCACCCAATCGTGTCGAAGATTGAGATTCGTAAGGAAGGTAAAATCGGACGCGTGTACTACCCAGCGGCATTCATGAATAATGAAAACCAAGAGTACTACAGGGACGCTTACGAAATTGGCCCTGAAAAAATCATTGATACCTACGCTGCAGCAACTCAGCACGTAGACCAAGGCCTGTCTCTGACACTGTTCTTCCCAGATACAGTAACAACAAGAGACATTAACAAAGCACAAATCTACGCATGGAAAAAAGGCATTAAAACCATTTACTACATCCGTCTGCGCCAAATGGCACTAGAGGGTACAGAAGTTAAAGGGTGTGTCTCTTGCAGCTTGTAA
- the nrdI gene encoding class Ib ribonucleoside-diphosphate reductase assembly flavoprotein NrdI codes for MMQPPCVVYFSTSSGNTHHFVEKLEMDAFRIPTSPKDPHLEMTRPFVLICPTYAADDGSGAVPKQVIRFLNDPNNRAHLQGVIGSGNTNFGEYYAYAGDVISRKCNVPMLYRFELRGTPTDVRRVQEGLGKLWTQQKTLKQAS; via the coding sequence ATGATGCAGCCCCCATGTGTTGTTTACTTCTCAACCAGTTCAGGCAATACGCATCACTTTGTTGAAAAGCTAGAGATGGATGCCTTTCGCATCCCTACATCGCCAAAAGATCCACATCTAGAGATGACACGGCCTTTTGTCCTTATTTGCCCAACATATGCAGCTGACGATGGAAGCGGCGCAGTGCCTAAACAGGTGATCCGCTTTCTCAACGACCCCAATAACCGTGCCCATCTCCAAGGTGTGATTGGTAGCGGCAATACTAATTTTGGAGAATACTACGCTTATGCAGGCGATGTAATCTCAAGGAAGTGCAACGTGCCGATGCTCTACCGCTTTGAACTCAGAGGCACACCAACTGACGTAAGACGAGTACAAGAAGGACTAGGAAAACTATGGACGCAGCAAAAAACGCTCAAACAAGCATCTTAG
- the nrdH gene encoding glutaredoxin-like protein NrdH codes for MSVIVYTKPACVQCVATYKELDRKGIEYSLIDIMQDEEAMNTVLELGYRQAPVVVTEDDHWSGFRPDKIATLTPSRMVA; via the coding sequence ATGTCTGTTATCGTTTATACAAAACCTGCGTGCGTGCAATGCGTAGCAACTTATAAAGAACTCGACCGCAAAGGTATTGAGTACAGCCTGATCGACATCATGCAAGATGAAGAAGCGATGAACACTGTTCTTGAACTTGGCTACCGCCAAGCCCCTGTTGTGGTAACAGAGGACGACCACTGGTCTGGTTTCCGTCCAGACAAAATTGCGACGCTGACGCCAAGCCGCATGGTTGCATAA